The Sphingobium sp. BYY-5 genome contains a region encoding:
- a CDS encoding DUF72 domain-containing protein has product MAGRIRVGIGGWVYEPWRGSFYPQGLRQKDELAYVGEHLTATEINATYYSSQKPATFAGWAKAVPDGFQFAVKASRYCTNRKILAEAGESVAKFVGQGLAELGDRLGPVLWQFMATKAFDPDDFGAFLKLLPASVDGVPLRHALEVRHGSFDDPAFLALARDAGAAVVFADHDEYPAIRGHDVGFSYARLMRTRANEPIGYAPADIGRWAERAKGQAQQGDVFTFFISGAKERNPAAAQSMIVALG; this is encoded by the coding sequence ATGGCTGGACGGATCAGGGTGGGCATTGGCGGCTGGGTCTATGAACCCTGGCGCGGCAGCTTTTACCCGCAGGGGCTGCGGCAGAAGGATGAACTGGCCTATGTCGGGGAGCATCTGACCGCGACCGAAATCAACGCCACTTATTATAGCAGTCAAAAGCCCGCGACCTTCGCTGGCTGGGCCAAAGCGGTGCCAGACGGCTTCCAATTTGCGGTGAAGGCGTCGCGCTATTGCACGAATAGAAAAATCCTTGCCGAGGCGGGCGAGTCGGTCGCCAAATTCGTCGGGCAGGGCCTGGCCGAGCTGGGCGATCGGCTGGGACCGGTCCTCTGGCAGTTCATGGCGACCAAGGCGTTCGATCCGGACGATTTCGGCGCGTTCCTGAAATTGCTGCCCGCCAGTGTCGATGGCGTGCCGCTCCGCCATGCGCTGGAGGTGCGGCATGGCAGTTTCGACGATCCCGCCTTTCTCGCCCTGGCGCGGGATGCCGGGGCGGCGGTGGTCTTCGCCGACCATGACGAATATCCGGCGATCCGGGGCCATGATGTCGGCTTCTCCTATGCGCGGCTGATGCGTACGCGGGCTAACGAGCCGATCGGCTATGCCCCCGCCGATATCGGGCGCTGGGCTGAACGGGCGAAGGGGCAGGCGCAGCAGGGTGACGTCTTCACCTTCTTCATCAGCGGCGCCAAGGAAAGGAACCCCGCTGCGGCCCAGTCGATGATTGTGGCTCTGGGGTAA
- the catB gene encoding type B chloramphenicol O-acetyltransferase, which translates to MRNFFESPFKGVTLDRQVMSRNIVVGRYSYYSGYYHGHSFDDCARFLLPDTGADRLIIGSFCSIGSGAAFIMAGNQGHRNDWISTFPFFWMPDVSAFAGAANGYQPAGDTIIGNDVWIGSEAIIMPGVQIGDGAVIGTRALVTRDVKPYAIVGGNPARVIRHRFEEPCISMLLESRWWDWTDEQLGKAMSILTSGDVKALHDHWQETIKPGG; encoded by the coding sequence ATGAGAAATTTCTTCGAAAGCCCCTTCAAGGGCGTCACTCTCGACCGTCAGGTCATGAGCCGCAACATCGTCGTTGGTCGTTACAGCTATTATTCCGGCTATTATCATGGTCATAGCTTTGACGACTGTGCCCGCTTTCTTCTGCCCGATACAGGTGCGGACAGGCTCATCATAGGCAGCTTCTGCTCTATCGGGTCGGGCGCCGCCTTCATCATGGCGGGCAACCAGGGCCATCGTAATGACTGGATCAGCACTTTCCCCTTCTTCTGGATGCCCGATGTATCGGCCTTCGCCGGCGCGGCGAACGGGTATCAGCCAGCAGGCGACACAATCATCGGAAACGACGTGTGGATTGGCTCCGAAGCGATCATAATGCCCGGTGTGCAAATCGGTGACGGCGCGGTGATCGGCACGCGCGCCTTGGTCACGCGCGACGTGAAGCCCTATGCGATCGTCGGGGGCAATCCCGCCAGGGTGATCCGCCATCGCTTCGAGGAGCCTTGCATCTCCATGCTGCTGGAATCGCGGTGGTGGGACTGGACGGACGAACAGCTCGGCAAAGCCATGTCCATCCTGACGAGCGGCGATGTGAAAGCCCTTCACGACCATTGGCAAGAAACCATAAAGCCTGGCGGATAG
- a CDS encoding BamA/TamA family outer membrane protein — MSRRQAYHVRRMLSLILLTASPLPLMAQIATPPSSSRTGTEETILPDDQFEARLPKVEGSDPNAPLPSIDSWIDQQMPQQSVEGQGAPTELPPATEPAEEQELAQPLPPLDSVTVPANVAANDDPNAKLPEIRYATSIEGFGKTGLDDEFRAESALIDGKGKAETAAMVQARAQEDEKLAVRILNSQGYYDATALASLDQAGDGTLKAVLSVTPGQRYRIGEIVIHAGPTVPPTLVRDSLPLKTGDDIIAANVEGAEANVALKLPENGYPFAKIGERDILLDPATVTGDYMLPVETGPRGIFRAITTSGEKQAFGADHMEVIRRYRPGDLYDSRKVDDLRKALVATGLFSSVAVDPVRTNESAPDGTEYVDLHVEQEAGPPRTLAGELGYGTGQGFRAEGTWTHRNMFPPEGALILGAIAGTQEQGASATFRRSNAGKRDKTFQTGVSLNHQNYDAYEAYTAGLNIGWSRQSTPIFQKRWTYSYGAEVLLTNEQVVVDPATADKTRRTYFIGGLPVQIGYDRSNDLLNPTKGFRASLRAEPEGSLQGSFSPYLRATFDLSGYYPVSDSLVIAARTRLGTINGVDRDDVAPSRRIYAGGGGSVRGYGYQELGPKDVNNDPIGGRSVNEFAVEGRYRFGNYGIVAFVDAGQVYESQIPQFSDMRYGVGIGGRFYTNFGPFRADIAMPINRQPGESKFALYIGIGQAF, encoded by the coding sequence ATGAGCAGACGGCAGGCCTATCATGTCCGGCGCATGTTGAGCCTGATCCTGCTGACGGCATCGCCGCTGCCGCTGATGGCCCAGATCGCGACACCGCCCTCGTCGTCCCGGACCGGAACCGAAGAAACGATCCTGCCCGACGACCAGTTCGAGGCGCGCCTGCCCAAGGTCGAAGGGAGCGATCCCAACGCGCCTTTGCCCTCGATCGATAGCTGGATCGACCAGCAGATGCCGCAGCAGTCGGTCGAGGGTCAGGGCGCGCCCACCGAACTGCCCCCTGCCACCGAACCGGCAGAGGAACAGGAACTGGCCCAGCCGCTGCCCCCGCTCGACAGCGTCACCGTGCCGGCCAATGTGGCGGCGAACGACGACCCCAACGCCAAGCTGCCCGAAATCCGCTACGCCACCAGCATCGAGGGCTTCGGCAAGACCGGGCTGGACGACGAGTTCCGCGCCGAGTCCGCACTGATCGACGGCAAGGGCAAGGCGGAAACCGCCGCCATGGTGCAGGCGCGCGCGCAGGAGGATGAGAAGCTGGCCGTCCGCATCCTCAATTCGCAGGGCTATTATGACGCGACCGCGCTCGCCAGCCTGGACCAGGCGGGCGACGGCACGTTGAAAGCCGTCCTCTCCGTGACGCCGGGCCAGCGCTACAGGATCGGCGAGATCGTCATCCATGCCGGGCCGACCGTGCCGCCCACGCTGGTGCGCGACAGCCTGCCCTTGAAGACCGGCGACGATATCATCGCCGCCAATGTCGAGGGGGCGGAGGCGAATGTCGCGCTGAAACTGCCCGAAAACGGCTATCCCTTCGCCAAGATCGGCGAACGCGACATCCTCCTCGATCCCGCGACGGTGACGGGCGATTATATGCTGCCCGTGGAGACCGGCCCGCGCGGCATCTTCCGCGCCATCACCACCAGCGGCGAGAAACAGGCGTTCGGCGCCGACCATATGGAGGTGATCCGCCGCTACCGGCCGGGCGACCTCTATGACAGCCGCAAGGTCGATGACCTGCGCAAGGCGCTGGTCGCGACCGGACTATTCTCCAGCGTTGCGGTCGATCCGGTGCGCACCAACGAAAGCGCGCCGGACGGCACCGAATATGTCGACCTGCATGTCGAGCAGGAAGCGGGACCACCGCGCACGCTGGCGGGCGAACTGGGCTATGGCACCGGCCAGGGCTTCCGGGCGGAAGGCACCTGGACCCATCGTAACATGTTCCCGCCCGAAGGCGCGCTGATCCTGGGCGCGATCGCGGGGACGCAGGAACAGGGCGCGTCGGCGACCTTCCGCCGGTCCAATGCGGGCAAGCGCGACAAGACATTCCAGACCGGCGTCTCGCTCAATCACCAGAATTACGACGCCTATGAAGCCTATACTGCCGGCCTCAACATCGGCTGGTCGCGCCAGTCCACGCCGATCTTCCAGAAGCGCTGGACCTACAGCTATGGCGCAGAGGTGCTGCTGACCAACGAACAGGTGGTGGTCGATCCAGCGACGGCGGACAAGACGCGGCGCACCTATTTCATCGGCGGCCTGCCGGTGCAGATCGGCTATGATCGCTCCAACGACCTGCTCAACCCGACCAAGGGCTTCCGCGCCAGCCTGCGCGCCGAACCGGAAGGATCGCTCCAAGGCAGTTTCTCGCCCTATCTGCGCGCGACCTTTGACCTCAGCGGCTATTATCCGGTGTCGGACAGCCTGGTGATCGCCGCGCGCACGCGGCTCGGCACGATCAACGGGGTCGATCGCGACGATGTGGCCCCTTCGCGGCGCATCTATGCGGGCGGCGGCGGATCGGTGCGCGGCTATGGCTATCAGGAACTGGGGCCGAAGGACGTGAACAACGATCCGATCGGCGGCCGGTCGGTCAATGAATTCGCGGTCGAGGGCCGCTATCGCTTCGGCAATTACGGCATCGTCGCCTTTGTCGATGCGGGGCAGGTCTATGAAAGCCAGATCCCGCAATTTTCCGACATGCGCTACGGCGTCGGCATTGGCGGGCGCTTCTACACCAATTTCGGCCCGTTCCGCGCCGACATCGCCATGCCGATCAACCGGCAGCCGGGCGAATCCAAATTCGCCCTCTATATCGGCATCGGGCAGGCTTTCTGA
- the recJ gene encoding single-stranded-DNA-specific exonuclease RecJ: MTFALNISRSISGQPWRWRGAGADARDPTYLPDDLVTQLLLARGCPREGVEAHRNPTIRQFMPDPSLFRDMDAAAERLADAVQRGEDVRIFGDYDVDGATSAALLIRLLRDMGLQARPYIPDRLMEGYGPSGEALVRLAGEGATLIVTVDCGAQAFEALALAKATGVDVVVVDHHKCATQLPEAFALVNPNRLDENDGAAVHGHLAAVGVAFLLGAALVRVLRVRGWFASRAEPALMELLDIVALGTVADVAQLKGLNRAFVAQGLKVMAKRRNIGLAALIDASRLTRAPLCHDLGFALGPRINAGGRVGQADLGVRLLTTEDPAEAARIAAQLDQYNEERRAIEATVQEQAEALLAAQGNRAVAVIAGQGWHPGVIGIVAGRIKEKAGRPAIVIALDEAGVGKGSGRSISGVDLGAAVLAAKDSGLLVAGGGHAMAAGLTVAADRIDAFADYLDDRLSAAVARARDDRALLIDAVLAPAGVNPDFIAAIEQGGPYGAGWPAPLIAAGPMRVIKADVVGNGHLRAIMAGEDGRSIKTIAFRQAETDLGQAILGAPRDRRLWVAGKAKIDDWGSRPAAELHLEDAAWAD; the protein is encoded by the coding sequence ATGACATTTGCGCTCAATATCTCGCGGTCGATTTCGGGTCAGCCCTGGCGCTGGCGGGGCGCCGGCGCCGACGCGCGCGACCCCACCTATCTGCCCGACGATCTGGTGACGCAATTGCTGCTGGCGCGCGGCTGCCCGCGCGAGGGGGTGGAGGCGCACCGCAACCCCACCATCCGCCAGTTCATGCCCGATCCCAGCCTGTTCCGCGACATGGATGCAGCGGCCGAGCGGCTGGCTGACGCCGTGCAGCGGGGCGAGGATGTCCGCATCTTCGGCGATTATGATGTTGACGGTGCGACCAGCGCGGCGCTGCTGATCCGGTTGCTGCGGGACATGGGCTTGCAGGCGCGGCCCTATATCCCCGACCGGCTGATGGAGGGCTATGGCCCTTCGGGCGAGGCGCTGGTGCGGCTGGCGGGGGAGGGCGCGACCCTGATCGTCACCGTCGACTGCGGTGCGCAGGCGTTTGAAGCGCTGGCCTTGGCGAAGGCGACCGGCGTCGATGTCGTCGTGGTCGATCATCATAAATGCGCGACGCAACTGCCCGAAGCGTTCGCGTTGGTGAACCCCAACCGGCTCGACGAGAATGACGGCGCGGCGGTGCATGGGCATCTGGCGGCGGTCGGCGTCGCCTTCCTGCTTGGCGCGGCGCTGGTGCGGGTGCTGCGGGTGCGGGGTTGGTTCGCCAGCCGGGCGGAACCGGCGCTGATGGAACTGCTCGATATCGTCGCGCTCGGCACCGTCGCGGATGTCGCGCAACTGAAGGGCCTCAACCGCGCCTTCGTGGCGCAGGGACTGAAGGTCATGGCCAAGCGCCGGAATATCGGCCTTGCCGCCCTGATCGACGCCAGCCGGCTGACGCGCGCGCCGCTCTGCCATGACCTGGGCTTCGCACTGGGGCCGCGCATCAATGCGGGCGGGCGCGTGGGGCAGGCGGATCTGGGCGTGCGGCTGTTGACCACGGAAGACCCGGCCGAAGCCGCGCGCATCGCCGCGCAGCTCGACCAGTATAATGAGGAACGCCGCGCCATCGAGGCGACGGTGCAGGAACAGGCCGAGGCTTTGCTCGCCGCGCAGGGCAACCGCGCCGTCGCAGTGATCGCGGGCCAGGGCTGGCACCCCGGCGTCATCGGCATCGTCGCGGGCCGCATCAAGGAGAAGGCCGGGCGCCCTGCCATCGTCATCGCCCTGGATGAGGCGGGCGTGGGCAAGGGATCGGGCCGCTCCATTTCCGGCGTCGATCTGGGCGCGGCGGTGCTGGCGGCGAAGGACAGCGGCCTGCTGGTCGCGGGCGGTGGCCACGCCATGGCGGCGGGACTTACGGTGGCCGCGGACCGGATCGATGCGTTCGCCGATTATCTCGACGATCGCCTGTCCGCGGCCGTTGCCAGGGCGCGCGACGATCGGGCGCTGCTGATCGATGCGGTGCTGGCGCCGGCGGGTGTGAACCCGGACTTCATCGCCGCGATCGAGCAGGGTGGCCCCTATGGTGCGGGCTGGCCGGCGCCGCTTATCGCCGCCGGGCCGATGCGCGTCATCAAGGCGGATGTCGTGGGCAACGGCCATCTGCGCGCGATCATGGCGGGTGAGGATGGCCGGTCGATCAAGACCATCGCCTTCCGCCAGGCCGAAACCGACCTTGGCCAGGCGATCCTGGGGGCGCCGCGCGACCGACGGCTGTGGGTCGCGGGCAAGGCGAAGATCGACGACTGGGGCAGCCGCCCCGCCGCTGAACTGCATCTGGAGGATGCGGCCTGGGCGGATTGA
- a CDS encoding peptidylprolyl isomerase, whose amino-acid sequence MRFFPRLLLLLLGLAPVAALALPANRPTPGYTRVAIETSVGTIIVAVDQKHAPRTSANFLTYVDDGRFDGVTFYRAARRKSDPKLGLIQGGIDTDARRSLPPIPHEPTTQTGIRHLDATLSMARPNRPDSAMGNFFITIGPTPNMDARGDYIGYAAFGHVVAGMDVVKKILAVPTCCGSGPMRGQMIVKPIAILHARRLDGTPKASRGVKPWLIGLRKTAK is encoded by the coding sequence ATGCGTTTCTTTCCTCGTCTGCTTCTCCTGCTGCTCGGCCTTGCGCCCGTCGCGGCCCTTGCCCTTCCCGCCAACAGGCCGACGCCCGGTTACACCCGCGTTGCGATAGAGACCTCGGTCGGCACGATCATCGTCGCGGTGGACCAGAAGCACGCGCCGCGCACTTCGGCCAATTTCCTGACCTATGTCGATGACGGGCGGTTCGACGGCGTCACCTTCTACCGCGCGGCGCGGCGCAAGAGCGATCCAAAGCTGGGCCTGATCCAGGGGGGGATCGACACCGATGCGCGCCGCTCCCTGCCGCCGATCCCGCACGAGCCGACGACACAGACCGGCATCCGGCATCTCGATGCGACATTGTCCATGGCCCGGCCAAACCGGCCCGATTCGGCGATGGGCAATTTCTTCATCACCATCGGCCCGACGCCGAACATGGACGCGCGTGGCGACTATATCGGCTATGCCGCCTTCGGCCATGTCGTGGCGGGGATGGATGTGGTGAAGAAGATATTGGCCGTGCCGACCTGTTGCGGGTCAGGGCCGATGCGCGGGCAGATGATCGTGAAGCCCATCGCCATCCTGCACGCGCGGCGGCTGGACGGCACGCCCAAAGCCTCGCGCGGGGTCAAGCCCTGGCTGATCGGCCTCCGGAAGACGGCGAAGTAG
- a CDS encoding DUF2061 domain-containing protein, whose amino-acid sequence MPRTVSLDLIKTGTYLTIHLTVGFTVAYLMTGSVALASGIALIEPMINAVAFFFHEQAWKKIQARPPKGSGRAWMRDQAAFA is encoded by the coding sequence ATGCCCCGGACCGTATCGCTCGATCTCATCAAGACCGGCACTTACCTGACCATCCACCTGACCGTCGGCTTCACCGTCGCCTATCTCATGACGGGATCGGTCGCGCTGGCCAGCGGCATTGCCCTGATCGAGCCGATGATAAATGCCGTCGCCTTCTTCTTCCACGAGCAGGCGTGGAAGAAAATCCAGGCCCGGCCGCCCAAGGGCAGCGGGCGGGCATGGATGCGCGATCAGGCGGCATTCGCCTGA
- a CDS encoding translocation/assembly module TamB domain-containing protein translates to MAQDDTPLPAPDAVAIRGKRPLWRKIAIGLLGLIVALTVLVAGLLLGLNTPPGKRFLIRQIAALQLESGMKIEVGRIDGSIYSDMTIHDLVLRDPKGVFAVSPKVHVVWRPFRYINNHISVSLLETPLVVLARSPQFNVTKTDPNAPILPDIDIDVDRMTIAKFILAKPVIGQKREIAIDGVTHISDGRAILSADAVVDSGDRLQAKLDAVPDQNRLAMSGTLTAPKGGVIAAMSGLTDGMTATLDGKGSWQAWDGRIIATTPKGELANITLAARDGNFTAKGPVRPGLVFAGTVDRLTAPQLDVDLAAGLKDRRVNLKGTLRSPALSADAQGLIDLGTSRFSALRINAALLTPGAIMEKVKGRDVRASIILDGPMATPFIDYAVTAKSLAFDATGIENLKANGRAVIDVDRIRIPVNATATRVTGLNAAAGGLMQNLRVKGDFAYAGGKLISDNLKIDSDKVDATAIVLADLDKAIYRGALKGRVNDYKVDGVGIVNLNTDVELVPGPKGGFGLSGRFGVRTARWENASVRDFLGGNAIATGRIGMTPEGKFTLAGLKGAAPNFTIHSGSGSYDTDGQVAFDATASSRQYGPLALTVRGTMAQPQAVLRAAQPNVGVQLTNVVARLNGEAAGYRLEATGGSSYGPFFANILIRTAQGPLTIDVAKARFAGVDMNGRIQQSAAGPFTGQLAMNGSGITGAVRLAAVGKAQGVDVNATASNAKLPGDADVVIGRAIVTASMVLTDQPQFKADAQFANAAYGDYVVRAGRARIDYQGGRGRAQLVADGSSGVPFSIAANAALRPNLYAVALQGKAANIDFRLAQPAIIRVEQGGYRLEPATLVLPQGKVDLAGRFGDTTTAQARFKDFDLAIANIAAPGLGIGGRMTGALDYSQIGNAFPTATTRLAISNFRRSSLTAVSDPMSMSVEGKLSSAGGDLRGLIREGNSTLGRFVATLAPPGAGSTWSEQLQNAPLGGGIRYAGPADVLFSFAGLADQQLTGGLAVAADFSGRLSDPRLNGVVRANALTYENESFGTRVTQMKLDGRFTNDHLEIADFSGRAGDGTVQASGNVGLAAASGFPMDIAVKLNRARLARSEAITSVVSGTLAITNSTANGGLIKGDLTLPETRYKVAWQGGTEVRQLTGVRRKGVGTDVLDQRTAARQAAARPADWKLDIRVRADNEIYVTGMGLDSEWKTNMRVTGTTADPRVVGKIEVIRGRYSFSGHQFDLEQGVISFNGPMMNPTLAIKAETKIDTVTAGIQVTGSAQQPDIAFISTPTLPQDEILARILFGDNVANLSATQAIQLAAALNGLRGGSGGLNPMGKLQGASGLDRIGIVGGDETTGRSTSLAVGQHISNNIYVEVITDSKGFTATQLEIALSKTLSLLSKTGTNAGSSANLRYSKDY, encoded by the coding sequence ATGGCGCAGGACGACACCCCGCTTCCCGCTCCCGACGCCGTGGCGATCCGTGGAAAGCGACCACTGTGGCGGAAGATCGCGATCGGCCTCCTTGGCCTGATCGTCGCGCTGACAGTGCTGGTCGCGGGCCTGCTGCTCGGTCTCAACACCCCGCCGGGCAAGCGCTTCTTGATCCGGCAGATCGCCGCGTTGCAGTTGGAATCGGGGATGAAGATCGAGGTCGGCCGGATCGACGGATCGATCTACAGCGACATGACCATCCACGATCTGGTGCTGCGCGATCCCAAGGGCGTGTTCGCGGTCAGCCCGAAGGTCCATGTCGTGTGGCGGCCCTTCCGCTACATCAACAATCATATCTCGGTCAGCCTGCTGGAAACGCCGCTGGTGGTGCTGGCGCGCAGCCCGCAGTTCAACGTCACCAAGACCGATCCCAACGCGCCGATCCTGCCCGACATCGACATCGACGTCGACCGGATGACAATCGCCAAATTCATCCTCGCCAAGCCGGTGATCGGCCAGAAGCGCGAGATCGCGATCGACGGCGTCACCCATATTTCAGATGGCCGGGCGATCCTGTCCGCCGATGCCGTGGTCGACAGCGGCGACCGGCTGCAAGCCAAGCTCGACGCCGTGCCGGACCAGAACCGCCTCGCCATGAGCGGCACGCTGACCGCGCCCAAGGGTGGCGTCATCGCCGCCATGTCGGGCCTGACCGACGGCATGACCGCGACCCTGGACGGCAAGGGTAGCTGGCAGGCCTGGGACGGCAGGATCATCGCGACCACGCCTAAAGGCGAGCTGGCGAACATTACGCTCGCCGCGCGCGACGGCAATTTCACCGCAAAAGGCCCGGTTCGCCCCGGCCTGGTCTTCGCCGGCACGGTCGACCGGCTGACTGCGCCGCAACTGGACGTCGATCTGGCCGCCGGCCTCAAGGATCGGCGCGTGAACCTCAAGGGCACGCTGCGCTCGCCCGCTTTGTCCGCCGACGCGCAGGGCCTGATCGACCTTGGCACCAGCCGGTTCAGCGCACTCAGGATCAACGCCGCCTTGCTGACACCCGGTGCAATCATGGAGAAGGTGAAAGGCCGCGACGTGCGTGCCTCCATCATCCTCGACGGGCCAATGGCGACGCCCTTCATCGACTATGCCGTCACCGCGAAGAGCCTGGCCTTCGACGCGACGGGCATCGAGAATCTCAAGGCGAACGGGCGCGCGGTGATCGACGTCGACCGCATCCGCATTCCCGTGAACGCCACCGCGACCCGCGTCACCGGCCTCAACGCGGCGGCGGGCGGCCTGATGCAGAATCTCCGCGTCAAGGGCGACTTCGCCTATGCGGGCGGCAAGCTCATCAGCGACAATCTCAAGATCGACAGCGACAAGGTGGACGCCACCGCCATCGTTCTGGCCGACCTCGACAAGGCCATCTATCGCGGTGCGCTGAAAGGTCGGGTCAACGACTATAAGGTTGACGGCGTCGGCATCGTCAACCTCAACACCGATGTCGAACTGGTGCCGGGGCCGAAGGGTGGTTTCGGCCTGTCGGGCCGTTTCGGCGTGCGCACCGCGCGGTGGGAGAATGCGTCCGTCCGCGATTTCCTGGGCGGCAATGCCATCGCCACCGGGCGCATCGGCATGACGCCGGAGGGCAAATTCACCCTCGCGGGCCTGAAGGGCGCCGCGCCCAATTTCACCATCCATTCGGGTTCCGGCAGCTATGACACGGACGGGCAGGTCGCCTTCGACGCGACCGCTTCGTCCAGACAATATGGCCCGCTGGCGCTGACCGTGCGCGGCACGATGGCACAGCCGCAGGCGGTGCTGCGCGCGGCGCAGCCCAATGTCGGAGTGCAACTGACCAATGTGGTCGCCAGGCTGAATGGCGAGGCGGCGGGCTATCGGCTCGAAGCGACCGGCGGGTCGTCCTATGGTCCCTTCTTCGCCAATATCCTGATCCGCACCGCGCAAGGCCCGCTGACCATCGACGTCGCCAAGGCGCGCTTCGCCGGGGTCGACATGAATGGCCGCATCCAGCAGAGCGCCGCCGGTCCCTTCACCGGGCAGCTCGCCATGAACGGCTCCGGCATCACCGGCGCGGTCCGGCTGGCGGCGGTGGGCAAGGCGCAGGGCGTCGATGTCAACGCCACCGCCAGCAACGCCAAGCTGCCAGGCGATGCCGATGTCGTGATCGGCCGGGCGATCGTGACCGCCTCCATGGTCCTGACCGACCAGCCGCAGTTCAAGGCCGACGCGCAATTCGCCAACGCCGCCTATGGCGACTATGTGGTGCGTGCAGGCCGCGCGCGGATCGACTATCAGGGCGGACGCGGACGGGCGCAACTGGTCGCCGACGGCTCCAGCGGCGTGCCCTTTTCCATCGCCGCCAATGCCGCGCTGCGTCCCAACCTCTATGCCGTGGCGTTGCAGGGCAAGGCGGCCAATATCGACTTCCGCCTGGCCCAGCCCGCCATCATCCGCGTCGAGCAGGGCGGCTATCGCCTGGAACCGGCGACCCTGGTCCTGCCGCAGGGCAAGGTCGATCTCGCCGGGCGTTTCGGCGACACGACGACGGCGCAGGCCCGGTTCAAGGATTTCGACCTCGCCATCGCCAACATCGCCGCGCCGGGCCTGGGCATTGGCGGGCGGATGACCGGCGCGCTGGATTACAGCCAGATCGGCAACGCCTTCCCCACTGCGACCACGCGCCTCGCCATCAGCAACTTCCGCCGCTCCAGCCTGACCGCCGTGTCCGATCCGATGTCGATGAGTGTCGAGGGCAAGCTGTCGTCGGCGGGCGGCGACCTGCGCGGCCTGATCCGGGAAGGAAACAGCACGCTCGGCCGCTTCGTCGCCACGCTGGCGCCTCCGGGCGCAGGCTCAACCTGGTCGGAGCAATTGCAGAACGCCCCGCTGGGTGGTGGCATCCGCTATGCCGGGCCGGCCGACGTGCTTTTCTCCTTCGCCGGCCTCGCCGACCAGCAACTGACCGGCGGCCTCGCCGTCGCCGCCGATTTCAGCGGACGGCTCAGCGATCCGCGCCTCAACGGCGTGGTCCGCGCCAATGCGCTGACGTACGAGAATGAGAGCTTCGGCACCCGCGTCACCCAGATGAAGCTCGACGGCCGCTTCACCAATGACCATCTGGAGATTGCCGACTTCTCCGGCCGCGCCGGCGACGGCACGGTGCAGGCGTCGGGCAATGTCGGGCTGGCGGCGGCGAGCGGATTCCCGATGGACATCGCGGTCAAGCTCAACCGCGCGCGGCTGGCGCGCAGCGAGGCGATCACCAGCGTCGTCAGCGGCACGCTCGCCATCACCAACAGCACGGCCAATGGCGGTCTCATCAAGGGCGACCTGACCCTGCCCGAAACCCGCTACAAGGTCGCGTGGCAGGGCGGCACCGAGGTTCGCCAACTAACCGGTGTGCGACGCAAGGGCGTGGGCACGGACGTGCTGGACCAGCGCACGGCCGCGCGCCAGGCGGCTGCCAGGCCCGCCGACTGGAAGCTCGACATACGGGTCCGCGCCGACAATGAAATCTACGTGACCGGCATGGGCCTCGATTCCGAATGGAAGACCAACATGCGCGTCACCGGCACCACTGCCGATCCGCGCGTCGTCGGCAAGATCGAGGTGATCCGCGGCCGCTACAGCTTCTCGGGCCACCAGTTCGACCTGGAGCAGGGCGTCATCAGCTTCAACGGGCCGATGATGAACCCGACGCTGGCGATCAAGGCGGAAACCAAGATCGACACGGTAACGGCGGGCATCCAGGTGACGGGCAGCGCGCAACAACCCGACATCGCCTTCATCTCCACGCCGACCCTGCCGCAGGACGAAATCCTCGCCCGCATCCTGTTCGGCGACAATGTCGCCAACCTGTCGGCCACCCAGGCGATCCAGCTCGCGGCGGCCCTGAACGGCCTGCGCGGCGGCAGCGGCGGATTGAACCCGATGGGCAAGCTGCAAGGCGCGTCGGGCCTCGACCGGATCGGCATCGTCGGCGGCGACGAGACGACCGGGCGCAGCACCAGCCTCGCGGTCGGCCAGCATATCTCCAACAATATCTATGTGGAGGTCATCACCGACTCCAAGGGCTTCACCGCCACCCAGTTGGAAATCGCACTGTCCAAGACGCTGAGCCTGCTGTCGAAGACCGGCACCAACGCGGGGTCGTCGGCGAATTTGCGTTACTCGAAGGATTATTGA
- a CDS encoding PspC domain-containing protein: MNNSFTLDRRNGKIMGVCAGVANRTGLDVTLVRVALVLLTLCALGPIGVVAYLLAGWLAEG; this comes from the coding sequence ATGAACAACAGCTTCACCCTCGACCGTCGCAACGGCAAGATCATGGGCGTGTGCGCGGGCGTCGCCAACCGCACCGGCCTTGATGTCACGCTCGTCCGTGTTGCGCTGGTTCTGTTGACGCTCTGCGCGCTGGGGCCGATTGGCGTCGTGGCCTATCTGCTCGCCGGATGGCTTGCGGAAGGCTGA